In Oncorhynchus clarkii lewisi isolate Uvic-CL-2024 chromosome 2, UVic_Ocla_1.0, whole genome shotgun sequence, one DNA window encodes the following:
- the LOC139383272 gene encoding small VCP/p97-interacting protein-like, translated as MGMCLPCHGGSGNDLSPTPDRETRRRQLTETAEQRQKETTSRGVKNPQAVERNKKNKEMEKQEMRPSPPGGGGGGLKVG; from the exons ATGGGGATGTGTTTACCGTGCCATGGTGGATCTGGAAACGACTTGTCCCCCACACCAGATCGA GAGACAAGGAGACGTCAGCTGACAGAGACAGCTgagcagagacagaaagag ACAACCTCCAGGGGCGTCAAAAACCCCCAAGCAGTTGAGAGAAATAAAAAGaataaggagatggagaaacaaGAGATGAGACCGTCTccacctggaggaggaggaggagggctgaag